The Montipora foliosa isolate CH-2021 chromosome 14, ASM3666993v2, whole genome shotgun sequence genome window below encodes:
- the LOC137984246 gene encoding uncharacterized protein yields the protein MGPFIFAIFFTGLVCNAAMAEPQCNGPRQLPIHGKMLRGHIYEELFARSGDAECLFICRKEVLCQSFNFVKTKSICEFNNRTKEAASPENFIDDKERYYVKLDVSRVRLGSIPELPAKSCKEIKANEEGKVSNGSYWFYTLIPGKIVKAPCDMDNEDIDECRASPAVCHVNANCVNNIGSPDKCTCKTGFSGNGRNCFDIDECTDNTHNCSTNANCTNTAGSYTCTCHTNYLGDGKKCVFNLRGLSQSDILRSYSSLYTYNLTSFLNPVLQDSIRSRFRRCWHAPSQGWRSSTFHSLCDAKGPTVTIIRVNNAIFGGYIDKSWDSSSGYISSTKAFVYSLKNPYGYDNQKFAIKSSYYSYAIYVHPSYGPTFGNGHEIYTSGNSGSTSCGYSYQLPPGSSQADAPSDPVLITLEAGTPLLLSSSKSAVAIPIPVASLHSIFVT from the exons ATGGGCCCGTTTATCTTCGCGATCTTTTTTACTGGTCTGGTTTGCAATGCTGCGATGGCTGAACCGCAGTGTAATGGACCACGTCAGCTTCCTATCCACGGCAAGATGTTAAGAGGTCACATTTACGAAGAGCTATTCGCTCGATCTGGCGATGCAGAATGCTTGTTCATATGCAGAAAAGAGGTCTTGTGCCAAAGTTTTAACTTCGTTAAGACGAAGAGTATTTGTGAGTTTAACAACCGCACCAAGGAAGCAGCCAGTCCGGAGAATTTCATTGACGACAAAGAACGATATTACGTCAAACTGGACGTCAGCAGAG TTCGTCTTGGTTCCATTCCTGAGCTACCAGCCAAATCTTGCAAGGAGATAAAAGCAAATGAAGAAGGAAAAGTGAGCAACGGCTCCTACTGGTTTTACACTCTAATACCAGGAAAAATTGTGAAGGCACCTTGTGACATGGACAACGAAG ACATCGATGAATGCCGCGCCTCTCCAGCTGTTTGTCACGTTAATGCTAACTGCGTCAACAATATCGGCTCTCCAGATAAGTGTACATGCAAAACCGGCTTCAGTGGAAATGGAAGGAATTGCTTTG ACATAGACGAATGTACCGATAATACACATAACTGTTCCACAAATGCCAACTGCACGAACACAGCTGGATCTTACACGTGCACTTGTCACACAAACTACCTTGGAGATGgcaaaaaatgtgttttcaacTTAC GTGGTCTCTCTCAATCTGACATTCTTCGCAGCTACAGCAGCTTGTACACATACAACTTAACTTCCTTCTTGAATCCAGTGCTTCAGGACTCGATCCGCAGTAGATTTAGAAGATGTTGGCATGCTCCATCACAAGGCTGGAGATCGTCTACCTTTCACAGCCTTTGTGACGCAAAGGGTCCCACTGTTACCATTATCAGAGTTAATAATGCTATATTCGGTGGATATATTGACAAATCTTGGGACTCCa GTTCTGGATATATCAGCTCCACAAAAGCGTTTGTCTACTCGCTGAAAAACCCATACGGTTACGACAACCAGAAGTTCGCAATTAAATCATCATATTACAGTTACGCCATTTACGTACATCCTTCGTATGGACCAACTTTTGGCAACGGGCACGAAATATACACCAGCGGCAATAGTGGATCTACATCGTGTGGTTACAGCTACCAGCTTCCCCCAGGGTCTTCCCAAG CAGATGCCCCATCAGATCCTGTGCTCATAACTTTGGAGGCTGGCACTCCCCTTCTCTTAAGCTCTTCAAAAAGTGCTGTAGCTATCCCAATTCCTGTGGCATCTTTGCACTCCATATTTGTGACATGA